Below is a genomic region from Dehalococcoides mccartyi.
AATACCGGTATGCAGTTAATCATACCGCATCCGGCTTCCAGAATCTGCTCCACATACCACTTGGTGGCTTCCTCAGAACCCACCGGCAGATAGTTGATAACAACATCCGTCTTGGTTTCTTTGAGGATTTTCACAATGTCAGCGGTAGAGCCGGGAGCTTTCTGGATAATCTGGGAAAGATATTTGCCCAGACCGTCATGGGTCATGCCGCGCTCAACTTTGACGCCGGTTTCAGGAACATCAGTGAATTTAAAAGTATTATTTGGTTTAGTAAAAATAGCTTCACTAAGGTCCTTGCCGACCTTATTTTTATCAACATCAAAGGCAGCAGTGAAGTTAATGTCGCTAATGTGATAACCGCCAAGATTGACATGCATCAGACCTGGAACGAATTCAGTGTCCTTTGCTTTCCGGTAATAGTGAACACCCTGTACTAAGGACGAAGCACAGTTACCAACACCGATAATGGCAACGTTGATTTTACCCAATTTTTTCCGTTCTCTCCTTCCAACAGAAGAGGCTATCCTGAAACGTCACTAACCCTTCAGAAGATAACCTCTGAATAATTTGATACCTCTTTAAGCCCACACGGGCATTTTTAAAGCCGTTTGTAAAGATAAACTAAGTAACTTAGCCTATCCTGAAAACCTTCCCGCCGCAAACAGGGCAGGTACCTTGCCAGGCTCCGCGACCATTTTTCAGAGTAACTCTCCTGGCATCTTTGACGTCAATCTTCTTGCGATCCTTGACACAATAAGCCTGTACCATGGCCGGTCTCCTTTCGGGTATTTTGGAATATATCATCTACTATTATAGGCGCATTGTCAAGCATTATAAGTATAATTTTAAGCTAATCCGCATTCTCTTTCAGGCATTGGTTTACGAATACTTTTGCCGGATGCCAACTGCCGTCACTCTCCGGCTGGATTATAGCCGCAAATCTGTTTTTCGTGTTATATACGGCAATTACCTCAGGCCTGTCATTTTGCTCCAGTGTTATCTCCAAACCATTTACCAAGCGTGTTATATTCTTTTCATCAAGGGTCACTCTAGGCAAATGCCCTATGGCTATTTCGGGTGGAAGCAAAATATCCTGGAGTTTTCCTTCATTCTTGGCTGCTTCAAGGTCAGTAAATGAAAGAGATTTTGCCAGATTAAATTGCCCGTAAGCTTCTCTGACCAGTGATTTCAGATATGCCCCGCAGCCCAGTTTTCTGCCCAAGTCAAAAGCGATAGACCGTATATATGTACCATGTCCACATTCTATCCGTAAACGCAGTACAGGCAAATTGCAGTCAAGCAGTTTTATGCTATAAATCATGGCTGTCCGGGGATTTCTTTCTACCTCTAAACCCTGACGAGCCAGATTATAAAGCCGCATTCCGCGATGTTTTACGGCACTATACATAGGAGGTATTTGAGTAATCTCACCCTGAAAATCCAGCAGTGCTGTTTGTATCATTTCACGTGTAATCCGGTCAAAGGGTTTTCGGGAAGTGACCTCGCCTTCACTATCATAACTATCTGTTTCTGTCCCCAGCTCTATTTCAGCCAGATATGTCTTGCTGACAGAAGAAAGGTACTCTATGAGACGCGTAGATCTGCCTAAAAAAACGGGGATAACTCCGGTGGCATACGGGTCAAGCGTACCTCCATGCCCTACTCGTTTCTGAGAGTAAATACGTCTGATTTTTAAAACCACATCAAAGGAGGTTATCCCGAAGGGCTTGTTGATATTCAAGATGCCATCCATGGCTAGTCTTCAGGCTGGTGTTGAGTAACCCGGTCAATAAGGGTATTCAGGCGAACACCCCTCTCTATTGTATCATCCCACACGAAATGGAAAACCGGCATATAGCGGATATCAGTCTTCTTGGCTATTTCGGTACGGAAAAAACCGGCAGCTGTATTCAAAGCAGCCAGAATTTCATCTTTGTGCTCGTTGCCGGATAAATGACTGACATACACGTTAGCATGCCGCATATCTTCAGATATATCTACTTCATTTACAGATAATAACGTATCCAGACGCGGATCACGAACCTCTTTTTGAAGGAGGGCACTTATATCCGCCCTGAAAAGCTGATTCAGTTTCTTTATCCGCCGTGACATCAGCGTGATTTTTCCTTATGATAAAACTCTAAAATATCACTCTTCTGAAATTCATTAAAATCTTTAAGTCCCACGCCGCATTCGTAACCGGCTACTACTTCTTTTACATCATCTTTGAAACGGCGGAGACTGTTGCTGGGTGCATCTACAATCACCTCACCGCCCCGCAGAAGCCTCACCTGAGAGTTCTTTATCAGTTTACCTTCCAATACCATACAACCGGCTATGCTTAGCTTCTTGGTGCTTTCAAAGACTGCCCTAACTTCGGCCCGGCCGTCAATCACCTCTTTGATAGTAGGTTCAAGCAAACCTTGCAGGGCTTTTTCCACATCTTCTACCAGTTTATAGATAATGTCATAATGACGGATATCAATATCTTCGGCATCAGCCAGACGCTGAGCATTGGTTTCGATGCCGGTGCTGAACCCGATAATCAAACCGCCTGACGCCATAGCCAGCATAACGTCACTCTCGGTTATGTTGCCAACACCGCTGCGGTTTATATTTATCTTTATCTTATCCGTACCCAGTTTTTCCAATGAATCTTTGATAGGCTCCAGACTGCCTTGAACATCGGTTTTAAGTATTATGTTAAGCTCTTTTATATTACCCTTGCTCACCTGGTCATAAACATTGGTAAGGCTGACTGCGTTGGTTTTACGGATAACCTGGCTATTTTCATTAACCATATCCCGAGCCTGTTTTTCGGTGGCGACAGCTATAATCTTGTCACCCACTTGGGGTACATTTTCCATACCAAGCAGAGCAACCGGAGTGGAAGGTTCAGCTTTTTTAATACGTTTGCCCACATCATTAAACATAGCCTTTACGCGTCCCCAAGTATTACCTGCAACCACGGTATCACCCAGTTTCAAGGTGCCGCTCTGTACGAGTACGGTAGCCATAGGACCTTTGGTTTTATCCATTTCGGCCTCAATAACCACGCCATTTGCGGGCTGGTTGGGATCGGCTCTTAAATCTTCCAGTTCAGCAATAAGCAAGACTGCTTCCAGCAGTTCGTTTATACCCTTCTTTTCGCGAGCAGATGTCGGGATTGCCAGAGTGTCACCGCCCCATTCTTCAACCACCAGCCCGGCTTCGGCCAGCTGCTGTTTAACTCTATCGGGGTTAGCTTCAGGTTTGTCCATTTTGTTTATAGCCAATATAATCGGCACACCGGCCGCCTTGGCATGATCCAAAGCCTCCAAAGTCTGAGGCATAACGCCGTCATCAGCAGCAACGACCAAAATCGTAATATCGGTAGCCTGGGCACCTCTGGCGCGCATGGCAGTAAATGCTTCATGACCGGGGGTATCCAGAAAAGTTATCTTCTGGCCTTTGATTTCCACCTGATATGCCCCGATATGCTGGGTAATACCGCCGGCTTCTTTTTCCATAACATTAGTGGAACGTATAGCATCAAGCAAGCGGGTTTTACCATGGTCTACATGTCCCATAATGGTTACAACCGGCGGGCGGAGGGGGAAGTTGCTCAGCTTTTCCTTGGCGGGAGAAACTTTTTTAGCGGCACTCTTTTTCAGAATCTTAAGCTTGGCCTCAAAACCAGCCGCTTCTACAATCCCTTTGGCCACCTCAAAATCTATAACCTGATTTATATTAGCCATGATGCCTTTGCGCATAAGGGCTTTAATAACTTCAACAGGGTTTGTATCCAGACTATCAGCCAGTTC
It encodes:
- a CDS encoding DUF5679 domain-containing protein translates to MVQAYCVKDRKKIDVKDARRVTLKNGRGAWQGTCPVCGGKVFRIG
- the truB gene encoding tRNA pseudouridine(55) synthase TruB — its product is MDGILNINKPFGITSFDVVLKIRRIYSQKRVGHGGTLDPYATGVIPVFLGRSTRLIEYLSSVSKTYLAEIELGTETDSYDSEGEVTSRKPFDRITREMIQTALLDFQGEITQIPPMYSAVKHRGMRLYNLARQGLEVERNPRTAMIYSIKLLDCNLPVLRLRIECGHGTYIRSIAFDLGRKLGCGAYLKSLVREAYGQFNLAKSLSFTDLEAAKNEGKLQDILLPPEIAIGHLPRVTLDEKNITRLVNGLEITLEQNDRPEVIAVYNTKNRFAAIIQPESDGSWHPAKVFVNQCLKENAD
- the rbfA gene encoding 30S ribosome-binding factor RbfA; translated protein: MSRRIKKLNQLFRADISALLQKEVRDPRLDTLLSVNEVDISEDMRHANVYVSHLSGNEHKDEILAALNTAAGFFRTEIAKKTDIRYMPVFHFVWDDTIERGVRLNTLIDRVTQHQPED
- the infB gene encoding translation initiation factor IF-2, with amino-acid sequence MAEKTSKPSAKTEIAPPVKVIELGAAVSVKELADSLDTNPVEVIKALMRKGIMANINQVIDFEVAKGIVEAAGFEAKLKILKKSAAKKVSPAKEKLSNFPLRPPVVTIMGHVDHGKTRLLDAIRSTNVMEKEAGGITQHIGAYQVEIKGQKITFLDTPGHEAFTAMRARGAQATDITILVVAADDGVMPQTLEALDHAKAAGVPIILAINKMDKPEANPDRVKQQLAEAGLVVEEWGGDTLAIPTSAREKKGINELLEAVLLIAELEDLRADPNQPANGVVIEAEMDKTKGPMATVLVQSGTLKLGDTVVAGNTWGRVKAMFNDVGKRIKKAEPSTPVALLGMENVPQVGDKIIAVATEKQARDMVNENSQVIRKTNAVSLTNVYDQVSKGNIKELNIILKTDVQGSLEPIKDSLEKLGTDKIKININRSGVGNITESDVMLAMASGGLIIGFSTGIETNAQRLADAEDIDIRHYDIIYKLVEDVEKALQGLLEPTIKEVIDGRAEVRAVFESTKKLSIAGCMVLEGKLIKNSQVRLLRGGEVIVDAPSNSLRRFKDDVKEVVAGYECGVGLKDFNEFQKSDILEFYHKEKSR